The Pangasianodon hypophthalmus isolate fPanHyp1 chromosome 13, fPanHyp1.pri, whole genome shotgun sequence genome includes a window with the following:
- the traf7 gene encoding E3 ubiquitin-protein ligase TRAF7 produces MSSGKTSHYSHLSGEATSTASISACSSDINHTVRMESTFGPTFSGVAPVSKAETSSNYKQHRRTPSTSSTLTFSARDDDDGMPPIGTSRGSDSAISVRSLHSESNMSLRSTFSLHEEEEDTDPQVFAEQPSVKLCCQLCCNVFKDPVITTCGHTFCRRCALTSEKCPVDNSKLTVVVNNIAVAEQIGELFIHCKYGVRPTASGKPTAFEVDPLGCPFTIKLSTRKDHEVSCDYRPVRCPNNPSCPPLLTMNLEAHLKECEHIKCPHSKYGCTFIGNQDTYETHLEACKFEGLKEFLQQTDDRFHEMQVTLAQKDQDISFLRSMLGKLSEKLDQLEKNLELKFDVLDENQSKLSEDLMEFRRDASMLNDELSHINARLNMGILGSYDPQQIFKCKGTFVGHQGPVWCLCVYSTGDLLFSGSSDKTIKVWDTCTTYKCQKTLEGHDGIVLALCIQGNKLYSGSADCTIIVWDIQNLQKVNTIRAHDNPVCTLVSSHNMLFSGSLKAIKVWDIVGTELKLKKELTGLNHWVRALVASQNHLYSGSYQTIKIWDIRSLECVHVLQTSGGSVYSIAVTNHHIVCGTYENLIHVWDIESKEQVRTLTGHVGTVYALAVISTPDQTKVFSASYDRSLRVWSMDNMICTQTLLRHQGSVTALAVSRGRLFSGAVDSTVKVWTC; encoded by the exons ATGAGCTCTGGTAAAACGTCGCACTACAGCCATTTATCAGGAGAAGCGACATCCACTGCAAGCATCAGCGCCTGTTCGTCTGATATCAACCACACg GTCAGAATGGAGAGCACATTCGGGCCGACGTTTTCAGGAGTTGCCCCAGTTAGCAAAG CTGAGACATCCAGTAATTATAAACAGCACCGTCGAACACCTTCTACCTCCAGCACGCTGACTTTCTCCGCTCGAGACGATGACGACGGCATG cCACCCATCGGTACTTCACGTGGTTCGGACTCGGCCATCTCCGTTCGTTCTCTTCACTCGGAGTCCAACATGTCCCTGCGCTCAACTTTCTCCCTGcatgaagaagaggaggataCG gATCCGCAGGTTTTTGCTGAGCAGCCTTCAGTTAAACTGTGCTGTCAGCTGTGCTGTAACGTGTTTAAAGACCCCGTCATCACCACATGTGGG CATACCTTCTGCAGGCGATGTGCCTTAACCTCCG agAAATGCCCAGTGGATAACTCGAAGCTCACCGTGGTGGTGAACAACATTGCTGTGGCCGAGCAGATCGGTGAACTCTTCATTCACTGTAAATATGGTGTACGTCCCACCGCTTCAGGAAAACCAACTGCCTTTGAGGTGGATCCACTCGGCTGCCCTTTCACCATCAAACTCAGCACCAGAAA agatcACGAGGTGAGCTGTGACTACCGGCCGGTGCGCTGCCCGAATAATCCCAGCTGTCCTCCCCTGCTCACTATGAACCTGGAGGCTCATCTGAAGGAGTGTGAACACATCAAGTGCCCACATTCAAAATACGG ATGCACGTTCATTGGGAATCAGGACACGTATGAGACGCACCTGGAGGCGTGTAAGTTTGAGGGGCTGAAGGAATTCCTGCAGCAGACAGACGATCGCTTCCATGAGATGCAG GTGACTCTGGCTCAGAAAGATCAGGACATTTCCTTCCTACGCTCCATGCTGGGCAAATTGTCAGAAAAACTTGACCAGCTCGAGAAAAACCTGGAGCTCAAGTTTg ATGTGCTGGATGAGAACCAAAGTAAACTAAGTGAAGATCTGATGGAATTTCGTAGAGACGCCTCGATGCTTAAC gATGAGCTTTCACATATTAATGCCAGGCTTAACATGGGCATCCTCGGCT cctATGACCCGCAGCAGATCTTCAAGTGTAAAGGCACATTTGTGGGTCATCAGGGTCcggtgtggtgtttgtgtgtttactcCACCGGTGACCTGCTCTTCAGCGGCTCCTCAGACAAAACCATCAAG GTTTGGGACACTTGCACCACATACAAGTGCCAGAAAACTCTGGAGGGCCACGATGGCATTGTGTTAGCGCTGTGTATTcaggg gAATAAGCTGTACAGTGGCTCAGCAGATTGCACCATCATT GTTTGGGACATCCAGAACTTGCAGAAAGTGAACACAATCCGTGCACATGATAACCCAGTGTGCACGCTGGTCTCGTCACACAACATGCTCTTCAGTGGCTCGCTCAAAGCAATTAAG GTGTGGGATATTGTGGGCACGGAGCTGAAGCTGAAGAAAGAGCTCACTGGTCTGAATCACTGGGTGCGAGCTCTGGTCGCATCTCAGAATCACCTCTATAGTGGTTCCTACCAAACCATTAAG aTTTGGGACATTCGTTCTCTTGAGTGCGTCCATGTCCTCCAGACCTCTGGGGGCAGCGTTTACTCCATTGCGGTCACCAACCACCACATAGTGTGCGGCACGTATGAGAACCTCATCCAC GTGTGGGATATCGAGTCTAAAGAGCAGGTGCGCACACTAACGGGACACGTAGGGACCGTTTACGCTCTGGCCGTCATTTCCACTCCGGACCAGACCAAAGTGTTCAGTGCCTCCTACGATCGCTCACTTAGG GTGTGGAGTATGGACAACATGATCTGCACGCAGACTCTGCTGCGTCATCAAGGCAGCGTCACCGCACTGGCCGTCTCTAGAGGGCGCCTGTTTTCTGGAGCCGTGGACAGCACTGTGAAG gTGTGGACCTGCTAA